In Macaca nemestrina isolate mMacNem1 chromosome 9, mMacNem.hap1, whole genome shotgun sequence, a single genomic region encodes these proteins:
- the ATP5MK gene encoding ATP synthase membrane subunit K, mitochondrial, giving the protein MAGPESDAQYQFTGIKKYFNSYTLTGRRNCVLATYGSIALIVLYFKLRSKKTPAVKAT; this is encoded by the exons atGGCAGGTCCAGAAAGTGATGCGCAATACCAGTTCACtggtattaaaaaatatttcaactcTTACACTCTCACAGGTAGAAGGAAT tgtGTACTGGCCACATATGGAAGCATTGCTTTGATTGTCTTATATTTCAAGTTAAGGTCCAAAAAAACTCCAGCTGTGAAAGCAACATAA